AGCCATGAACTGGGAAGCCCACGCCTGCCTGCCGCTGCACCCCGACGCCGACTTTTCGCCGCTGGGCCGCCTGCGCGATGCTGGCGTGCATTACGTGTCGGTCAACGTCGGCATGGACATGAACCCGGTGTCGCAAATCCTGTCGGTGCTGGCGGCTTATCGCGCCCGGATTGCGGCCCATCCCGACCGTTTCCGGCTGGTGGCCAGCGTGGCGGAAATCGAACAGGCGGCGGCGAATGGCGCGCTGGCCGTCGGCTTCGACCTCGAAGGCGCACTGCCGCTGCTGGGGCAGCCCGACATGGTGGCGCTGTACCGCGACCTGGGCGTGCGCCAGATCCACTTCGCCTACAACCGCAACAACCCGGTCGCCGACGGCTGCCATGACGTGGAGCGCGGCCTCACGCCGCTGGGCCGGCGCATGGTCGAGGCGGTGAACCGGGCCGGCGTGCTGATGGACTGCTCGCACACCGGCCGGCGCTGCAGCCTGGACATCATGGCCGCGTCCAGCCAGCCGGTGATCTTCAGCCACGCCAACCCGCTGGCGCTCATCCCGCACGGGCGCAATGTCAGCGACGAGCAGATCAGGGCCTGCGCGGCCACGGGCGGCGTGGTCTGCATCTCGGGCGTGTCGGCGTTTCTGGGCACCAGCACGCCGACCGCCATGGACGTGGCGCGCCACGCGGCCTACGTGGCCGAGCTGGTCGGCGCGCAGCATGCCGGCATCGGGCTGGACATCGGCTTTGGCCAGCCCGGACTCGACGACAACCCGCCGGGCCATTACGACCCGGCCTACTGGTGGCCCGCTGCCGCAGGCTACCAGGGGGCGCTGGGAAGCATCACCTACACGCCGGTCGAAACCTGGCGGCTGTTGCCCGAGGCGCTGCAAAAGGTCGGCATGAACGCGGCTGAAGCCGCCGGCGTCATGGGTAACAATATGCTGCGCGTCGCCGGCCAGGTCTGGCAGCGCCCCTGACCGCCCCTCCTTCAACCTCTTGCGGAAACTCCCATGTCCTCCATCACCCTGCGCTTTCTCGCCGAACCCAGCACCGTCAACTTTGGCGGCAAGGTGCATGGCGGCACCGTCATGAAATGGATCGACGAGGCGGGCTACGCCTGCGCCACGCGCTGGTCCAAACGCTACTGCGTGACGGTGTCGGTGGGCAGCATCCGCTTTCAGCGCCCTATCCTGATGGGCGACCTGGTCGAGGTCGAGGCGCGCCTGGCCTACACCGGCCGCACCAGCATGAACATTGCGGTGGAAGTGCGCAGCGGCGACATCAAGACCGGCCAGATGAACGTCGTCACTGATTGCCTGGTGGTCTTCGTGGCCGTCGATGCCGAGGGAAAAACCATTCCCGTGGAAACCTGGAATCCTGAAACGCCCGGCGACATGGCGCTGGCGCAACGCGTCAAGGCGCATCTTGACGCCGCGCGGACCGGGCAGCTTGGTGGCTGATCAAGCCTGAAGCCCTGACCCGGGCGCGGCCTGGCGGCACTTCAATCGCGCATTCAAGGTACACACAAATGCTGTACCCGCAGGTTTAACGTGTAAAGCCATGTGTCATCACGCCCGGTGGACATGCCCGGCTATTTAAGATGTTCACGGAGCGTCTGTGGAGACGACAGCACCCTGTCTTTACGATGCAAAAAATCCCATGTTCACGGTTTCGTTCGCTGTCGGCCCACGGCCTTCGGCTCTGCTTTTTAATGGTGTTGCTGGCAGCCAGCCTGTCAGGCTGCATTGAACGCAGTGCGTGCATCGACGCTGGAGCCGACCGGCCCTGGTTCTGCAAGCCCATCGCCCCGCCTGCGCTGGAGGGCGGCGCTGACCCCGGCCTGCTGCTTCTGCTGGTGCCTGAAGGCCAATCCCTGGCGCATGCGCAAGTCACTGCCTGGATGGACGCGGCCTCGGAAGAGGGCTTGCGCATGCAGGCCGTGACGGACCGGCAATTCCTGGCGCTGGGCGCCGATGCCCTGAAATATGCCGGCCTGGTGCTTCCTGACCAGCTGCATGCCATCGCCAGCAACGAACTGGTGCAGGCCCTGCGCGACTACACCACCGCAGGCGGGAACACCATGCTGGTGTATGACTTTGGCATCTTCACGCTGAACAGCCAGCAAAAGCCGATCTATGCCATTCCGACATCGCGGCTCAGCGACCTGGCGGGCGTGGATTACGCGCTGTATGACGACTTGCGTGAAAAAATCACCGTCGTCGGGCCGGTCACGGCGATGCGCAGCACCATGCGCCAGTTGCAGGTTCCCCCGGGTAAATCCATCGCCTATGTCCCGGACGACCGGGTGCCAGGCGATGCCGCGCCGGTGCTTGCCTACCGGCCTGAAAGCGCCCTGCCGCTGCCGCCTGGCGGCATGCTGCGCAGCGCGGCCGCGCCGGTGGACGTGCTCGATACCTACAGCGGCTACCTGCTCGGAAACCTGGATTACTCCAGCTTTGTCACGGGCGGCGCCTTCAACGGCAAGACCCTGGCGACATCGCCGCAGGCCGGCCTGGTGGCCGGGCTGAACAAGCTGGGCCGTGGCCAGGTGCTGTTCGTCAACCTGCCGCTGACCTATCTCAAGGTGGTGCGCACCGACGCCCAGCCC
This DNA window, taken from Polaromonas hydrogenivorans, encodes the following:
- a CDS encoding dipeptidase, which codes for MNWEAHACLPLHPDADFSPLGRLRDAGVHYVSVNVGMDMNPVSQILSVLAAYRARIAAHPDRFRLVASVAEIEQAAANGALAVGFDLEGALPLLGQPDMVALYRDLGVRQIHFAYNRNNPVADGCHDVERGLTPLGRRMVEAVNRAGVLMDCSHTGRRCSLDIMAASSQPVIFSHANPLALIPHGRNVSDEQIRACAATGGVVCISGVSAFLGTSTPTAMDVARHAAYVAELVGAQHAGIGLDIGFGQPGLDDNPPGHYDPAYWWPAAAGYQGALGSITYTPVETWRLLPEALQKVGMNAAEAAGVMGNNMLRVAGQVWQRP
- a CDS encoding acyl-CoA thioesterase gives rise to the protein MSSITLRFLAEPSTVNFGGKVHGGTVMKWIDEAGYACATRWSKRYCVTVSVGSIRFQRPILMGDLVEVEARLAYTGRTSMNIAVEVRSGDIKTGQMNVVTDCLVVFVAVDAEGKTIPVETWNPETPGDMALAQRVKAHLDAARTGQLGG